One segment of Paraburkholderia bonniea DNA contains the following:
- a CDS encoding ExbD/TolR family protein: MAFGGLEKKPAAAPMAEINMTPLIDVMLVLLVIFIITAPLFTHAIRLELPRVAAAPAPQEPHTVTLSIDAANQIYWDGTAITLAQMRTDFATAAHSDSPPEIQLRAERSTRYEVIAQVMGAAQQAGLERIGFVTDPPAATADSHQIQ, encoded by the coding sequence ATGGCATTTGGCGGACTTGAAAAAAAACCAGCAGCAGCACCGATGGCGGAGATCAACATGACGCCGCTAATCGACGTGATGCTGGTGTTGCTGGTGATTTTCATCATCACCGCGCCGCTGTTCACGCATGCCATCCGGCTGGAGTTACCCCGGGTGGCAGCCGCTCCGGCACCGCAGGAGCCGCACACCGTCACGCTTTCGATTGATGCCGCGAACCAGATTTACTGGGATGGCACGGCTATCACACTAGCTCAGATGCGCACCGATTTTGCGACTGCGGCACACAGCGACAGCCCGCCTGAGATCCAGTTACGAGCTGAACGTTCGACCCGGTACGAGGTGATTGCCCAGGTGATGGGTGCCGCGCAGCAAGCCGGGTTGGAGCGGATCGGATTTGTGACCGATCCGCCTGCCGCTACGGCTGATTCACATCAGATTCAATAA
- a CDS encoding MotA/TolQ/ExbB proton channel family protein, which yields MASTGVIHYLQTGDAVTHGVAYVLLAMSVASWCFLLAKGWMLGRAKRQSVRAVAQFWQTATLTDGLAVLRRIDRERVFVPLAQAALDAAESGAPGILLARVERGERVLRALRQALSTSQRRLEFGQVLLASVGSTAPFVGLLGTVWGIYHALGSIAASGQAMIENVAGPVGEALIMTAFGLVVAIPAVLAYNVLGRLARQLSEELDAFAHDLHAYICAQAD from the coding sequence ATGGCAAGCACAGGCGTGATTCATTACCTGCAAACCGGCGATGCGGTTACGCATGGCGTCGCGTATGTGTTGCTGGCTATGTCGGTGGCGAGTTGGTGTTTTCTGCTGGCTAAAGGGTGGATGCTGGGCCGCGCAAAGCGTCAATCAGTGCGCGCCGTCGCTCAATTCTGGCAGACGGCGACGCTGACGGATGGCCTGGCCGTGTTGCGCCGGATAGACCGTGAGCGGGTCTTCGTGCCGCTCGCGCAAGCTGCACTGGATGCTGCTGAATCCGGCGCGCCTGGCATCTTGCTGGCGCGCGTCGAGCGTGGCGAAAGGGTGTTGCGCGCGTTGCGCCAGGCGCTCAGCACCTCACAGCGGCGGCTTGAGTTTGGTCAGGTGCTGCTGGCTTCGGTGGGCAGCACGGCACCGTTTGTTGGTTTGCTCGGCACTGTCTGGGGCATTTATCACGCGCTCGGCAGTATCGCTGCCAGCGGCCAGGCAATGATTGAAAACGTCGCGGGGCCGGTCGGAGAGGCGCTCATCATGACCGCGTTCGGGCTGGTGGTCGCCATCCCCGCCGTGCTGGCATACAACGTACTGGGCCGGCTGGCGCGGCAACTGAGCGAAGAGCTGGATGCGTTCGCTCATGATCTGCACGCTTACATCTGCGCTCAGGCAGATTGA
- the dapB gene encoding 4-hydroxy-tetrahydrodipicolinate reductase, translating to MKIAITGASGRMGRMLIETILNDSSVTLSGALDRAGTPQLGQDAGAFLGKHTGVMLSDDIDQVFAAADCVIDFTRPEATMAHVQAALRHQVKLVIGTTGFDDAQKAQLREAAEHTGIVFAPNMSVGVNVTLKLLEFAARQFAQGYDIEVIEAHHRHKVDAPSGTALKMGEVLAGALGRNLADCAVYSREGVTGERDPSTIGFSAIRGGDIVGDHTVLFAGTGERIEITHKSSSRLSYAQGALRAAHFLEGRASGLFDMQDVLGLN from the coding sequence ATGAAAATTGCTATTACAGGCGCGTCTGGCCGGATGGGCCGCATGCTCATCGAAACCATTCTCAACGACAGCAGCGTGACACTTTCCGGTGCGCTCGACCGGGCGGGTACGCCCCAGCTCGGGCAGGATGCCGGAGCATTTCTGGGCAAACATACGGGCGTGATGCTGAGCGATGACATCGATCAGGTGTTCGCCGCAGCTGATTGCGTGATTGATTTCACCCGTCCAGAAGCCACGATGGCGCACGTGCAAGCGGCGCTGCGTCATCAGGTGAAGCTGGTGATCGGCACGACCGGGTTCGACGATGCGCAAAAAGCGCAGTTGCGTGAGGCGGCGGAACACACCGGTATCGTCTTCGCGCCGAACATGAGCGTTGGGGTCAACGTCACGTTGAAGTTGCTCGAATTCGCTGCACGCCAGTTCGCTCAGGGCTATGACATCGAAGTGATTGAGGCGCATCACCGGCATAAGGTCGATGCGCCCTCCGGCACCGCGCTAAAAATGGGCGAGGTGCTGGCCGGTGCACTGGGGCGCAATCTGGCTGACTGCGCGGTGTATAGCCGCGAAGGTGTGACCGGCGAGCGCGATCCGTCGACCATTGGCTTTTCGGCGATTCGCGGTGGTGACATCGTGGGCGATCACACAGTGCTGTTTGCTGGCACTGGCGAGCGTATCGAGATCACGCACAAGTCTTCCAGCCGTCTGTCGTATGCACAAGGTGCGCTGCGCGCAGCGCATTTTCTTGAGGGCCGGGCTAGCGGTCTCTTTGATATGCAAGACGTGCTTGGCTTGAACTGA
- a CDS encoding outer membrane protein assembly factor BamE, producing the protein MISKYLSVYWGRSALFAAVAVALAGCGSYDSITQRIAQRITPYRITVVQGNFVSREAVAQMRAGMSRAQVRQVLGTPLLTDMFHADRWDYVFYFKRGSTSIVQQRDFVVNFSGDVVTSWSGGEDLPSNLELLAEIDGDKSGKKSALAGGATANPAPVPEPTVPDVARSPADDAAGVTTLPVTDANAQAAQAANRLTNAVQAPARNTTPSVRSNTPASNGGVPQGSASPSQPQFQFHRSTPPVVQDNSSAPPVGPTGE; encoded by the coding sequence ATGATTTCAAAATATCTATCGGTTTACTGGGGGCGTAGCGCCCTGTTCGCGGCGGTTGCCGTTGCGCTAGCGGGATGCGGCAGCTACGACAGCATCACGCAGCGTATCGCCCAGCGCATCACGCCTTATCGAATTACGGTGGTTCAGGGTAATTTCGTTTCGAGAGAGGCCGTGGCGCAGATGCGCGCTGGCATGTCTCGGGCACAGGTTCGCCAGGTGCTCGGCACGCCACTTCTGACTGACATGTTCCACGCGGATCGCTGGGACTACGTGTTTTATTTCAAACGTGGTTCGACCTCAATCGTGCAGCAGCGGGACTTCGTCGTGAATTTCTCCGGTGACGTGGTGACGAGCTGGAGCGGTGGCGAAGATCTCCCGTCCAATCTCGAACTGCTCGCTGAAATTGACGGCGACAAGAGCGGCAAAAAATCAGCACTCGCGGGTGGTGCCACTGCGAATCCCGCGCCGGTGCCTGAGCCTACGGTGCCAGATGTGGCCCGTTCGCCTGCAGACGATGCAGCAGGTGTGACTACGCTGCCGGTTACCGATGCCAACGCGCAGGCAGCTCAAGCGGCTAACCGTCTGACCAATGCGGTCCAGGCCCCGGCTCGCAATACCACGCCTTCGGTGCGCTCCAATACGCCAGCTTCCAATGGCGGCGTGCCTCAAGGATCAGCTTCACCAAGTCAGCCACAGTTTCAGTTCCATCGCTCGACGCCTCCGGTTGTCCAGGACAACAGCAGCGCGCCTCCGGTGGGGCCGACGGGCGAGTAA